The Chrysiogenia bacterium sequence ACGGCGGCCGGATTTTTCTCGTTCTCAACCAGCCCGGTGGTCCCGATTCAGCACCTGGGCATCTATGCGGGCCTTGGCTGCCTGTTTGCCTTCGTGGTGACGGTGATGCTGATTCCCGCGCTGCTCTCCCTGCTGCCAATGCCCGACGCCGCGCGTACCGAGCGTTACCACGAGGGTATCGTCTCACGCTCGCTGGAGAGCCTGGGGGACTGGGTGGAGCGAAACGCGGGCGCCGTGCTCGGTGTGAGCGCCGCGCTCTTTGCCGCGTCGATCATCGGCATCTCCATGGTGAATGTAGAAGGCAACACCATGGCCTACCTCTCCAAGGATCATTGGGTGCGCCAGGCCATCACCTTCATGCAGGATCGCCTGGGTGGACTTTCGAGCTTCGAGGTGGTCTTCAGCGGTGATGAGGACACGGCGAAGGACCCGGTCCTTCTGCGCGCCATCGATCAGATGCAGCGTGAGATTCTTGAAGATCCGCAGGTCTCCAACAGCTTCTCCCATGTGAACTACCTCAAGGACATCAACCAGTCGCTCAACGAGGGACGCCCGGAGATGAACCGCGTACCCAAGACGAGCGACATGGTGGCGCAGTACCTGCTGCTGGCCGAGACGTCCGGTGACGACGACATCAACCGCTTCGTGAACTACGACTACTCGAAGGTGCGCGTCACCTCGCGCTGTCCGGCCACGCTCAGCAAAGAGTACCTGGACATGATGGACCGCGCGCAGGAAATTGTGACCGACGCCGTGCGGGTCAGCGGCGTGCAGGCGAACATCACGGGAGTCGTGCCGCTCTATGCGAAATTCGACCGGCTCCTGCTCAGCAGCCAGATGCAGTCGCTCGCGCTGGCATTTTTCATCATCTACCTGTTCATGACGGTGCTGATGAAGAGCTGGAAGATCGGGCTGCTCTCCATGATTCCCAATGGCCTGCCGATCTTCATGACGCTCGCGCTGATGGGCTACTTCGGATTCAACCTCGATGCGGCGACGGTGATGATCGCGGGCATTGCGCTG is a genomic window containing:
- a CDS encoding MMPL family transporter is translated as TAAGFFSFSTSPVVPIQHLGIYAGLGCLFAFVVTVMLIPALLSLLPMPDAARTERYHEGIVSRSLESLGDWVERNAGAVLGVSAALFAASIIGISMVNVEGNTMAYLSKDHWVRQAITFMQDRLGGLSSFEVVFSGDEDTAKDPVLLRAIDQMQREILEDPQVSNSFSHVNYLKDINQSLNEGRPEMNRVPKTSDMVAQYLLLAETSGDDDINRFVNYDYSKVRVTSRCPATLSKEYLDMMDRAQEIVTDAVRVSGVQANITGVVPLYAKFDRLLLSSQMQSLALAFFIIYLFMTVLMKSWKIGLLSMIPNGLPIFMTLALMGYFGFNLDAATVMIAGIALGIAVDDTVHYLNRFHVELGKADWNYSEAARRATHVVGRPIFFTSVILLVGFGVLVFGNFRPTRMFGYLTGLTMIFALIGDLVLLPALLLKLKPWGDAPATQAEIGPALAGGPEQGGIA